One window from the genome of Nicotiana sylvestris chromosome 9, ASM39365v2, whole genome shotgun sequence encodes:
- the LOC138878376 gene encoding uncharacterized protein has product MWMGISCSTLESEEVRMEWVSCAYAPQAGLDEEIKRRFWEELDEVVRSIPPFERLFIGGDFNDHIGLSAGGYTEVNGDFGFGEQNEGGTSLLDLAKAFDLVIANSCFPKREEHLVTYQSSVAKTQIDYLIRRRCDRRLCEDCKVILGETLATQHRLLVMDIGIRIKRKKRSIRGRPRIRWDALTKDKAQDLEGRLSTMGAWRSSGDTNTMWSTTTNCIRKEVREVLGTSSGRTGGHKGDWWWNVVVQGKVEAKKTTYLWLIGSTDEEEKRANNDRYKVARNEAKMAVTEAKTAAFARLYEELGNKGREKKLFRIAKVRERTARDLDQVRCIKDDDNKVLMGDDQIKRRWQTYFHKLLNKEGDQDFLLGELRNVDSPYELSYCRDIEVDEVMEAMQKAYDRVPREVLWSFLEVKGVPAAYIKVIKDMNDGAKTRVRTVRGNSEHFSVVTGLHQGSAFSPFLFALVMYALTHHIQGDVPWCMLFADDIVLIDETRGGVCRRPPFS; this is encoded by the exons atgtggatgggtataagttgtagTACTCTGGAGTCCGAagaggtaagaatggagtgggtatcctg TGCGTACGCGCCGCAAGCGGGCCTAgatgaggagattaaaaggcgCTTTTGGGAGGAGTTGGATGAAGTCGTTCGCAGTATTCCGCCTttcgagaggttattcataggaggagatttcaatgatCATATTGGGTTGTCGGCAGGTGGTTATACTGAGGTGAATGGCGACTTTGGTTTCGGGGAGCAGAACGAAGGGGGCACTTCGCTGTTGGACTTAgccaaggcattcgatctagtgattgcGAACTCATGTTTTCCGAAGCGGGAGGAGCacttggttacttaccaaagttcggtggcgaagactcagattgactatctcatccgcaggagatgcgacagaaggttgtgcgaggattgcaaagttatccTAGGAGAGACCCTTGcgacgcagcataggcttttggtgatggacattggtattaggataaagaggaagaagaggtcaatACGAGGAcgcccgaggattaggtgggacgctttgactaaggataaagctcaagatttggaaggaaggttatcgacaatgggagcttggagaagtagtggggacacaaacactatgtggtcgacgacgacAAACTGTATAAGGAAGGAggtgagagaggtgttagggacaTCTTCGGGCCGcaccggtggccacaaaggagactggtggtggaatgtagttgttcaaggtaaagtggaagcaaagaagacGACTTACCTATGGTTAATAGGGAGCACCgatgaggaggagaagagagcgaacaatgataggtataaggtagctaggaatgaggcgaagatggcagtgacagaGGCTAAGAcggcagcttttgctcgtctgtatgaggaactagggaacaaaggcagagagaagaagttattccgaatTGCTAAGGTAagagagaggacggctcgggatctggaccaagtgaggtgcataaaagatgatgacaacaaagttttgatgggggatgaccagattaagaggagatggcagacctactttcataaactccTAAATAAAGAAGGGGATCAAGATTTTttactaggtgaattgaggaatgtCGACAGTCCCTATGAATTAAgttattgtagggacattgaggttgatgaggtcatggaggcaatgc agaaagcgtacgacagagttcctagggaggtcttatggagcttcTTAGAGGTTAAAGGGGTCCCGGCGGCCTACATTAAGGTGATTAAAGACATgaatgatggagctaagactcgagtTAGGACAGTAAGAGGCAACTCCGAGCACTTTTCGGTTGTTACGGGGTtacaccaagggtctgcgttcagccctttcctatttgccctggtgatgtatgcactaactcatcatattcaaggagatgtgccatggtgcatgctatttgctgatgacatagttctaattgatgagacacgaggcggcgtctgTCGACGCCCCCCTTTTTCCTAA